The following are encoded together in the Blautia obeum ATCC 29174 genome:
- a CDS encoding ArsR/SmtB family transcription factor, with protein sequence MAEEREEISCECQEIHEDLLKIVNETMPDEEELYDLADLFKVFADSTRIRILFVLFESEVCVCDLAKVLNMTQSAVSHQLRILKQNKLVKARRDGKSIFYSLADDHVRTIISMGREHILE encoded by the coding sequence ATGGCAGAAGAAAGAGAAGAGATCAGCTGTGAATGCCAGGAGATTCATGAAGATCTTTTAAAGATCGTGAATGAGACCATGCCGGATGAAGAGGAGCTGTATGATCTGGCAGATCTGTTTAAGGTGTTTGCGGATTCTACCCGTATCCGTATCCTGTTTGTGCTGTTTGAATCTGAAGTGTGTGTCTGTGATCTGGCAAAGGTCCTGAACATGACCCAGTCCGCAGTGTCCCATCAGCTTCGTATCCTCAAGCAGAATAAACTGGTGAAGGCCCGCAGAGACGGAAAATCTATTTTTTATTCTCTGGCCGATGATCACGTAAGAACGATCATTTCCATGGGAAGAGAGCATATTTTAGAGTAA
- a CDS encoding class I SAM-dependent rRNA methyltransferase: MSLAVVTLKKGEGRLLKSGGMWIFDNEIATIMGSFVNGDIVLIHDFDGYPLGRGFINTNSKITVRLLTRDENQKIDEEFLEKRVRDAWEYRKKVTDTSSCRLIFGEADFLPGLVVDKFEDVLVVQSLALGIDRLKNTILELLKKVLAEDGIQIRGIYERSDAKVRKQEGMELYKGFIGPEFPTLVEIVENGVKYQVDIKDGQKTGFFLDQKYNRLAIQKLCKDARVLDCFTHTGSFALNAGIAGAKEVTGVDASQLAVDQATENAKLNGLDDKVKFICEDVFELLPKLEEEGEKYDVVILDPPAFTKSRSSVKNAVKGYREINLRGLKLVKDGGFLATCSCSHFMEYELFTKTIGQAARSAHKRLRQVEYRTQAPDHPILWASDESYYLKFYIFQVCDEK; this comes from the coding sequence ATGAGTCTTGCTGTGGTTACACTGAAAAAGGGAGAGGGCCGTCTTCTGAAATCAGGCGGAATGTGGATATTTGATAATGAAATTGCAACGATCATGGGCAGTTTTGTAAATGGAGATATTGTATTGATTCATGACTTTGACGGATATCCGCTGGGAAGAGGATTTATCAATACGAATTCTAAGATTACAGTCAGATTGCTGACAAGAGATGAAAATCAGAAAATTGATGAAGAATTTCTTGAGAAACGAGTGCGCGATGCATGGGAGTACAGAAAAAAAGTAACAGATACATCCAGCTGCCGCCTGATCTTCGGAGAGGCAGATTTTTTGCCCGGACTTGTTGTAGACAAATTTGAAGATGTTCTGGTCGTACAGTCACTGGCACTGGGAATTGACCGTCTGAAGAATACGATTCTGGAACTGCTCAAAAAAGTTCTGGCAGAAGACGGAATCCAGATTCGCGGTATTTATGAAAGAAGTGATGCAAAGGTCCGCAAACAGGAAGGAATGGAACTGTATAAAGGCTTTATCGGACCGGAATTTCCTACACTGGTTGAAATTGTGGAAAATGGTGTAAAATATCAGGTAGATATCAAAGACGGACAGAAAACAGGATTTTTCCTTGATCAGAAATACAACCGTCTTGCAATCCAGAAACTCTGCAAAGATGCAAGAGTACTGGACTGTTTCACACATACAGGTTCTTTTGCCCTGAATGCGGGAATCGCCGGAGCGAAAGAAGTTACAGGTGTGGATGCATCGCAGCTTGCTGTGGATCAGGCAACAGAAAATGCAAAATTAAACGGGCTGGATGACAAAGTAAAATTTATTTGCGAAGACGTATTTGAACTGCTCCCGAAACTGGAAGAAGAGGGAGAAAAATATGACGTGGTGATTCTGGATCCACCGGCATTTACCAAATCACGCAGTTCTGTCAAAAATGCAGTCAAGGGATACCGGGAAATCAATCTTCGCGGACTGAAACTGGTAAAGGACGGAGGATTCCTTGCGACCTGTTCCTGTTCCCATTTTATGGAATATGAACTGTTTACCAAAACGATCGGTCAGGCTGCCAGAAGCGCACATAAGAGACTGCGTCAGGTGGAATACAGAACACAGGCACCGGATCACCCGATTCTCTGGGCATCTGATGAATCTTATTATCTGAAATTCTATATCTTCCAGGTATGTGATGAGAAATAG
- a CDS encoding cation transporter, whose amino-acid sequence MKKSYKIEVDCANCANKMEEAAKNTAGVKDASVNFMMLKMKVEFEEGQDPDSVMKEVLKNCKKVEDDCEIYL is encoded by the coding sequence ATGAAGAAATCTTACAAAATTGAAGTTGACTGTGCAAACTGTGCAAATAAAATGGAAGAAGCAGCTAAGAACACAGCAGGTGTTAAAGATGCAAGCGTTAATTTCATGATGCTCAAGATGAAAGTAGAATTTGAAGAAGGACAGGATCCGGACAGCGTAATGAAAGAAGTTCTGAAGAACTGTAAGAAAGTAGAAGACGATTGCGAGATTTATTTATAA
- a CDS encoding XdhC family protein has product MNLFELYNVLKDGQKGRNNFLVTVIQGNGTGSRYFLADGEVKAQCGSGDIETERLRELVQPGESGIAEADGRRLFVESLKQPAHLVICGAGHVAQQVILLAGKVGFTVTVLEDRVSFAGEALRAGADQVICDSFENALKQIPGSEDTYFLIVTRGHRYDRVCLEAILKKPYAYVGMMASRGRSALLKKQMEEDGFDRKVLDEIHTPVGLDIHAETPEEIAVSIVSELIKEKNSVRKTSGYDAELLDYLTGEKEPDTKKALATIVARRGSAPRGIGTKMLVLEDGRIIGTIGGGCMESEVQHLCLRMLHEERAQGQIFTVDMTASQAEEEGLVCGGTIQVFMEVI; this is encoded by the coding sequence ATGAATCTTTTTGAATTATATAATGTACTGAAAGACGGACAGAAGGGAAGAAATAATTTTCTGGTGACCGTGATACAGGGAAATGGGACTGGAAGCAGATATTTCCTGGCGGACGGAGAAGTGAAAGCACAATGCGGCAGCGGAGACATAGAGACAGAACGGCTGCGGGAACTGGTGCAGCCGGGGGAGAGTGGTATTGCAGAAGCAGATGGGAGAAGATTATTTGTGGAATCACTGAAACAGCCGGCACATCTGGTAATCTGTGGAGCGGGACATGTGGCACAGCAGGTGATCCTTCTGGCAGGAAAAGTTGGATTTACGGTGACTGTTCTGGAGGACCGTGTGAGTTTTGCAGGAGAAGCACTACGCGCAGGAGCGGATCAGGTGATCTGTGACAGTTTTGAAAATGCACTGAAGCAGATTCCGGGAAGTGAAGATACGTATTTTCTGATAGTGACCAGAGGGCATCGTTATGATCGGGTATGTCTGGAGGCAATTTTGAAGAAACCCTATGCTTATGTCGGAATGATGGCAAGCAGAGGAAGATCGGCTCTTCTGAAAAAACAGATGGAGGAAGATGGTTTTGACAGAAAGGTTCTGGATGAGATACATACACCGGTAGGACTTGATATCCATGCAGAAACACCGGAGGAAATTGCAGTCTCCATTGTTTCAGAACTGATCAAAGAGAAAAACAGTGTGCGTAAGACGAGTGGTTATGACGCAGAACTGTTGGACTATCTGACTGGTGAGAAGGAGCCGGACACAAAGAAGGCACTTGCGACGATCGTTGCAAGAAGAGGTTCAGCACCCAGAGGCATTGGAACAAAGATGCTGGTCCTTGAAGATGGAAGAATCATAGGAACGATCGGAGGCGGATGCATGGAAAGTGAAGTACAGCATCTCTGTTTGCGAATGCTTCATGAAGAGAGGGCACAGGGGCAGATCTTTACAGTAGATATGACTGCTTCACAGGCAGAAGAGGAAGGACTCGTATGTGGCGGTACGATCCAGGTATTTATGGAAGTAATATGA
- a CDS encoding heavy metal translocating P-type ATPase, which yields MNKKQKKMLARIIIAAVLLIVLHFVPITEIPRFICYLAVYLVIGYDIVKKAFKGIKNGQVFDENFLMAIATIGAFALAVYEKSGDYNESIAVMLFYQIGELFQSYAVGKSRRNITELMDIRPDYANIENDGKLEKVDPDEVEVGSVIVVQPGEKVPIDGVIVEGNSSLNTSALTGESLPRSAKAGDEIISGCINMTGVLKIKTTKEFDESTVSKILELIEESSSRKSRSENFISKFAHYYTPAVCYGALALAILSPLVNLVLLHNPAMWGQWIYRALTFLVISCPCALVISIPLGFFAGIGGASNAGVLVKGSNYLETLARTKYVVFDKTGTLTKGVFEVVGVHHNTMEEKKILEYAALAESFSSHPISRSLKTAYGKEIDQKRVTDVEEISGNGVTAKVDGISVAVGNTKLMKRIGVEAVECHQVGTVIHVAIDGAYAGHILISDVLKPTSKEAIVNLKKNGIKETVMLTGDIDKVAQQVAGELGVDRVYSELLPADKVSKVEELLAKKTEKEKLAFVGDGINDAPVLSRADIGIAMGAMGSDAAIEAADVVLMDDDPMKIVKAIRIAKKCMRIVYENIYFAIGIKVICLILGAVGIANMWVAIFADVGVMIIAVLNAIRTLFVKKL from the coding sequence ATGAATAAAAAGCAGAAAAAAATGCTGGCACGTATCATCATAGCAGCGGTGTTACTGATCGTTTTGCATTTCGTTCCGATTACGGAAATTCCGAGATTTATCTGCTATCTGGCAGTTTATCTGGTTATCGGATATGATATTGTAAAGAAAGCATTTAAAGGAATCAAAAATGGTCAGGTTTTCGATGAAAACTTTTTGATGGCCATTGCAACAATCGGTGCATTTGCGCTGGCAGTTTATGAAAAAAGCGGCGATTATAACGAATCGATCGCGGTTATGCTGTTCTACCAGATCGGTGAACTTTTCCAGAGCTATGCAGTTGGAAAGAGCCGCCGTAACATTACCGAACTGATGGATATCCGCCCGGATTATGCTAATATTGAAAACGATGGTAAGTTAGAAAAAGTAGATCCGGATGAAGTTGAGGTTGGTTCCGTTATCGTCGTACAGCCGGGTGAAAAAGTCCCGATCGATGGCGTGATCGTAGAAGGAAACAGTAGCCTCAACACCAGTGCACTGACCGGTGAGAGCCTTCCGCGCAGTGCAAAAGCGGGAGATGAGATCATCAGCGGATGCATCAATATGACCGGTGTACTGAAGATTAAGACAACAAAAGAATTTGACGAATCGACCGTATCGAAGATTCTGGAACTGATTGAAGAATCCAGTTCCCGTAAATCCAGATCTGAGAATTTTATTTCAAAATTTGCCCATTATTATACACCGGCAGTATGTTATGGAGCACTTGCACTGGCAATCCTGTCGCCGCTTGTAAATCTTGTGCTCCTTCACAATCCTGCAATGTGGGGCCAGTGGATCTACAGAGCCCTGACATTCCTTGTAATCAGCTGCCCGTGTGCTCTGGTCATCAGTATTCCGCTGGGGTTCTTTGCGGGAATCGGTGGAGCCAGCAATGCCGGTGTTCTGGTCAAAGGATCCAACTATCTGGAAACTCTGGCCCGGACAAAATATGTAGTATTTGACAAGACCGGTACCCTGACCAAGGGTGTGTTTGAAGTTGTAGGTGTTCACCATAACACGATGGAAGAAAAAAAGATTCTGGAATATGCAGCACTGGCAGAAAGTTTTTCGTCACATCCGATCAGCCGTAGCCTGAAAACTGCTTACGGTAAGGAAATTGACCAGAAACGTGTCACAGATGTAGAGGAAATCAGCGGAAATGGTGTTACGGCGAAGGTGGACGGAATCTCTGTTGCAGTCGGAAATACAAAACTGATGAAACGTATCGGCGTGGAGGCAGTAGAGTGCCATCAGGTCGGAACGGTCATCCATGTTGCAATCGATGGAGCTTATGCAGGGCATATCCTGATTTCGGATGTCCTGAAACCGACTTCAAAAGAGGCAATTGTAAATCTTAAGAAAAATGGCATTAAAGAGACGGTCATGCTGACGGGCGATATTGATAAGGTTGCACAGCAGGTAGCAGGTGAGCTTGGTGTAGACCGTGTATACAGTGAACTTCTTCCGGCTGATAAAGTAAGTAAGGTAGAAGAACTTCTCGCAAAAAAGACAGAGAAAGAGAAACTTGCCTTTGTTGGGGATGGTATCAATGACGCTCCGGTACTTTCCAGAGCAGATATCGGTATTGCAATGGGAGCTATGGGTTCTGACGCAGCGATTGAGGCTGCTGATGTAGTTCTGATGGATGACGATCCGATGAAGATCGTCAAGGCAATCCGTATCGCGAAGAAATGTATGCGTATTGTATATGAAAATATTTATTTTGCAATCGGAATCAAGGTAATCTGTCTGATTCTTGGTGCAGTGGGTATTGCCAATATGTGGGTTGCGATTTTTGCAGATGTCGGAGTTATGATCATTGCAGTGCTGAATGCGATCAGAACTTTGTTTGTAAAGAAACTGTAA
- a CDS encoding HAD family hydrolase yields the protein MMIKAVIFDIDNTLYSYDENHIYGMEALAVYCRDSFGITTDEMQACYRKAGRIMTDRIGTDTAAIHSRMLRMQCMLELLEQPLFPHARNMYHAYWDTFIQHIQSNPGILEFMKELKKRKIRIGIGTDMTAYVQYRKLEAIGVTPYIDFIVTSEEVGAEKPHYHFFDICVEKAGVRPEECAFIGDNVRKDIEGAWESGMKGIWYTQEKEPSEHRYFPTIRSFRGIDVDEFLK from the coding sequence ATGATGATAAAAGCGGTCATTTTTGACATAGACAATACCTTATACAGTTATGATGAAAATCATATTTATGGAATGGAAGCTTTGGCTGTATACTGCAGGGATTCGTTTGGGATTACAACAGACGAGATGCAGGCCTGCTACAGAAAGGCCGGACGGATCATGACAGACCGGATCGGAACAGATACTGCTGCAATCCACAGCCGTATGCTGAGGATGCAGTGTATGCTGGAGCTTCTTGAACAGCCACTTTTTCCGCATGCGAGAAATATGTATCATGCCTACTGGGACACATTTATTCAGCATATACAGTCAAATCCGGGAATCCTGGAATTTATGAAAGAACTGAAAAAAAGAAAGATTCGTATCGGAATCGGTACAGATATGACTGCATACGTTCAGTACAGAAAACTGGAAGCAATTGGTGTAACACCGTATATTGATTTTATTGTTACCAGTGAAGAAGTGGGGGCAGAGAAACCACATTATCATTTTTTTGACATCTGTGTGGAAAAAGCGGGAGTTCGTCCGGAAGAATGTGCATTCATCGGTGATAATGTCCGAAAAGATATTGAAGGTGCATGGGAGAGCGGCATGAAAGGAATCTGGTATACCCAGGAAAAAGAACCGTCAGAACACAGATATTTCCCGACAATCCGGTCATTCAGAGGAATAGATGTCGATGAATTCCTGAAATAA
- a CDS encoding DUF1002 domain-containing protein: MKKRSVIVAMLCSMCLAVSTPIPAMADASKVVTLGADLTDEQKNTMMNYFKADASQVQVISVTNQDEHDLLGKYIPSEQIGTRTLSCAYVKPTQSGGIKVRTANLNYVTCNMIATALSTAGVTNCEVVAACPYEVSGTGALTGVMKAYESASGQELDSTKKDLAAKEVVVTGDVAQQVGQDNATNIINQAKMQIIGDNIQNADEIYNIVYNIAEQNGVSLSQDEIDTIVSLLQQIAQQNYDIQEMKKTLANIQQNLEQSKAEAEGQPTPTPIESDVADEGTGEDITTNVDSGALGGNVKETSTEDPGLAEQTGADTNNAGESSDSSTGIPDATEDGTVNTDGSSDGTTEDTPQESTDSSTDNSSSEEIPAATEDGSTENTDTSADGTTENADGSTEGTDENTDASTEDTLNTETLTEEGKAKFEQAQQFCKGEYEGDLAVLQSVVQNVTELPVTLDQDVASKLSKKVLETYIKVLNDAGASYVPADTDKYFSAELNVLDKELKTVFSIDTEIADDDLLVNVDAEVRQKLYDDTMKFFANLYGETTSEDTSTDTAEAGTDENTEANSEDGTTEETY, translated from the coding sequence ATGAAGAAAAGAAGTGTTATCGTTGCAATGCTCTGCAGTATGTGTCTGGCAGTCAGCACACCGATTCCTGCAATGGCAGATGCGTCAAAGGTAGTTACACTTGGAGCGGATCTTACTGACGAACAGAAAAATACAATGATGAACTATTTCAAGGCAGATGCGAGCCAGGTGCAGGTTATCAGTGTTACCAACCAGGATGAGCATGATCTGCTTGGCAAATATATCCCAAGTGAACAGATTGGAACGAGAACACTGAGCTGTGCCTATGTAAAACCTACACAGTCCGGCGGCATCAAGGTGCGTACAGCCAATCTGAATTATGTAACATGTAATATGATCGCAACAGCACTTTCTACAGCAGGAGTAACGAACTGTGAAGTTGTTGCCGCATGCCCGTATGAAGTATCCGGTACTGGTGCACTTACCGGTGTCATGAAAGCATACGAGTCTGCAAGTGGACAGGAACTGGATTCTACCAAGAAAGACCTTGCAGCCAAAGAAGTTGTAGTTACAGGTGATGTGGCTCAGCAGGTTGGACAGGATAATGCAACCAATATCATCAACCAGGCAAAGATGCAGATCATTGGTGACAATATTCAGAATGCAGATGAAATCTACAATATTGTATATAATATCGCTGAGCAGAATGGCGTAAGCTTAAGTCAGGATGAAATCGACACGATCGTATCACTGCTTCAGCAGATCGCACAGCAGAATTATGATATTCAGGAAATGAAAAAGACTCTTGCAAATATTCAGCAGAATCTGGAACAGAGCAAAGCAGAAGCAGAAGGGCAGCCTACACCAACTCCGATCGAGAGCGACGTTGCTGATGAAGGTACCGGTGAAGATATTACAACGAATGTAGACAGTGGTGCGCTTGGCGGAAATGTCAAAGAGACATCTACAGAGGATCCGGGACTTGCAGAGCAGACAGGTGCAGATACAAACAATGCAGGTGAGAGCAGTGACAGTTCCACAGGAATTCCGGATGCGACAGAAGACGGAACCGTAAATACAGATGGAAGTTCAGATGGAACTACAGAAGACACACCTCAGGAAAGCACAGACAGCAGTACAGATAACAGCAGCAGTGAAGAAATCCCAGCAGCAACAGAGGATGGAAGCACTGAAAATACAGATACTTCTGCAGATGGAACAACAGAAAATGCAGATGGTTCCACAGAAGGAACAGACGAAAACACAGATGCTTCTACAGAAGATACTCTGAATACAGAAACACTGACAGAAGAAGGCAAAGCAAAATTTGAGCAGGCACAGCAGTTCTGTAAGGGAGAATATGAGGGAGATCTTGCTGTACTTCAGAGCGTTGTACAGAATGTGACAGAACTTCCGGTAACACTTGATCAGGATGTGGCTTCCAAACTCAGCAAAAAAGTTCTGGAAACCTATATCAAAGTATTAAATGATGCAGGGGCTTCTTATGTACCGGCAGACACAGACAAATACTTCTCAGCTGAGCTGAACGTACTGGATAAAGAGCTGAAGACAGTCTTCAGTATTGATACAGAAATTGCAGATGATGATCTGCTTGTAAATGTAGATGCTGAAGTAAGACAGAAACTGTATGATGATACAATGAAGTTCTTTGCAAACCTTTATGGAGAAACTACATCGGAAGATACTTCCACAGATACCGCAGAAGCCGGAACTGACGAAAATACAGAAGCAAATTCTGAAGATGGAACTACAGAAGAAACTTACTAA